A region of Candidatus Effluviviaceae Genus I sp. DNA encodes the following proteins:
- a CDS encoding EpsI family protein, with the protein MRGTVKVAVVAALLAAAVLVIALNPPARLELGQEALAAFPARLGGWVSENVEFDSVVYDELEADATLVRRYSRGDGATVWFVVVFHQNDRYGAHDPVVCYTAHGWKVTDQGTLPVRREGGELAARWIRLAMGHEERVALFWWYTAGDLATGDHGEFMSRMAASGMRSNRTFGAFARVSAVVRDGDLGAAQALVREFAEAALPRLSEVFTADRTGGDDDTR; encoded by the coding sequence ATGAGGGGCACGGTGAAGGTGGCGGTCGTCGCGGCGCTCCTCGCCGCGGCCGTGCTGGTCATCGCGCTCAACCCGCCCGCGCGGCTTGAGCTCGGGCAGGAGGCGCTCGCGGCGTTCCCCGCGAGGCTCGGCGGCTGGGTGAGCGAGAACGTCGAGTTCGACAGCGTCGTCTACGATGAGCTCGAGGCCGACGCGACGCTCGTCCGGCGCTACAGCCGGGGCGACGGCGCGACGGTGTGGTTCGTCGTCGTGTTCCACCAGAACGACCGGTACGGCGCGCACGACCCGGTCGTCTGCTACACGGCGCACGGCTGGAAGGTGACCGACCAGGGCACGCTGCCCGTTCGCCGCGAGGGCGGGGAGCTCGCCGCGAGGTGGATCCGTCTGGCGATGGGCCACGAGGAGCGCGTCGCGCTCTTCTGGTGGTACACGGCCGGCGATCTGGCAACCGGCGACCACGGCGAGTTCATGTCGCGGATGGCCGCGTCGGGCATGCGCTCGAACAGGACGTTCGGCGCGTTCGCGAGGGTCTCGGCCGTCGTGAGGGACGGGGACCTCGGCGCGGCGCAGGCGCTCGTCAGGGAGTTCGCCGAGGCGGCGCTGCCGCGCCTCTCCGAGGTGTTCACTGCGGATCGGACCGGAGGTGACGATGACACTCGTTGA
- a CDS encoding exosortase/archaeosortase family protein: MTQATTPRRIGVRAALAVALIVALAAAAYGRTFATLWGTWLSNPNYSHGHLIPPVTAFLLWLERRRFAESVGPGTAWGLPLIVAALAAHLLSIRAGVFMTQGYSFVLLLFGLALFFFGGRATRAVWFGIGYLVFMLPMPPFLMNVVSFNLKLLAARTGSAVAARLGIPLVRSGVTIHMPAGSLRIADPCSGLHSLIALVALGALFAYLTKGPLWKRLVLFASAVPLAVLANIVRISVLCAVANVWGVDAAVGFFHDFSGLLLFVIAFAGLAVVRALLRFEGARKEAA; this comes from the coding sequence ATGACGCAGGCGACGACACCACGCAGGATCGGGGTCCGCGCGGCGCTCGCCGTCGCGCTCATCGTCGCGCTCGCCGCCGCGGCGTACGGGCGGACGTTCGCGACGCTGTGGGGCACGTGGCTCTCGAACCCGAACTACTCCCACGGCCATCTCATACCGCCCGTGACGGCGTTCCTGCTCTGGCTGGAGCGCCGCCGGTTCGCGGAGTCGGTCGGTCCCGGCACCGCGTGGGGGCTCCCGCTCATCGTCGCCGCGCTCGCTGCGCACCTCCTGTCCATCCGGGCCGGCGTGTTCATGACGCAGGGCTACTCGTTCGTGCTGCTGCTCTTCGGCCTCGCGCTCTTCTTCTTCGGCGGCCGCGCGACGCGCGCCGTGTGGTTCGGCATCGGCTACCTCGTCTTCATGCTGCCCATGCCGCCCTTCCTCATGAACGTCGTGAGCTTCAACCTCAAGCTGCTGGCCGCCCGCACGGGAAGCGCGGTCGCGGCGCGGCTCGGCATCCCGCTCGTGCGTTCGGGCGTGACCATTCACATGCCGGCCGGGTCGCTCCGCATCGCCGATCCGTGCAGCGGGCTCCACTCGCTCATCGCGCTCGTGGCGCTCGGCGCGCTGTTCGCGTACCTCACGAAGGGGCCGCTCTGGAAGAGGCTCGTGCTGTTCGCCTCCGCGGTGCCGCTCGCGGTCCTCGCCAACATCGTGCGCATCTCGGTGCTGTGCGCCGTCGCGAACGTGTGGGGCGTGGACGCGGCGGTCGGGTTCTTCCACGACTTCTCGGGGCTTCTTCTCTTCGTCATCGCGTTCGCGGGGCTCGCCGTCGTGAGGGCGCTGCTCAGGTTCGAGGGCGCGCGGAAGGAGGCCGCATGA
- a CDS encoding sugar transferase, with the protein MRVLFITQYYPPETGAAPLRAFHFAKNLAALGHTVTVVTGMPNHPSGVKLPAYRRKLAARETADGVRIRHCYLFATPRKTFATRMLNQISFALTALFGGLFAGSCDVILVTSPPLFLGVTAWLLGVVRGVPFFLDVRDYWPRAAVELGQLRGRRAIALAEALERFVVRRASTISTVTPGTLRMMVEGGVPRHRVVLVPNGTDTDLFTPGPAAAASDGGTRTVLYSGTHGLIHGMGAILDAAEVLRSEPSVRFLLVGDGAEKDELVREAAERGLPNVEFRPSQQPDELVATIRGAAACVVTVAPGAFVETVVPVKMFDYMACARPVVAAVSGDAKDIVEASGGGIVVAPGDGAGLAEAVRRVVGDAETAERLGRAGRNFVCGKHARAALAARMEAALRDIVVTEKWLGRGRLRFRRYLAAKYVLDWLFAACALLFGAPLFAAVALAIAVDSRGSILFRQRRIGIHSHEFTIFKFRTMRRETPHVATDIMASGPVDYTTRVGRLLRRFSLDELPNLLNVLKGDMSVVGPRPALYNQHELVDMRRRTGSDLMRPGLTGWAQINGRNLITVDEKVRLDAFYVRNCSIMLDARIVLRTLAVMLKEEELARR; encoded by the coding sequence ATGAGGGTCCTGTTCATCACGCAGTACTACCCGCCTGAGACCGGAGCGGCTCCGCTCCGGGCCTTCCACTTCGCCAAGAACCTCGCCGCGCTGGGACACACCGTGACCGTCGTCACGGGCATGCCGAACCACCCGAGCGGGGTCAAGCTGCCGGCATACCGGCGGAAGCTCGCCGCGCGCGAGACGGCTGACGGCGTGAGGATCCGCCACTGCTACCTGTTCGCCACGCCGCGGAAGACGTTCGCGACGAGAATGCTCAACCAGATCTCCTTCGCGCTCACGGCGCTGTTCGGGGGCCTGTTCGCGGGTTCGTGCGACGTCATCCTCGTGACGTCCCCGCCGCTCTTCCTTGGGGTCACGGCGTGGCTCCTCGGCGTCGTGAGGGGCGTTCCGTTCTTCCTCGACGTGCGCGACTACTGGCCGAGGGCGGCCGTGGAGCTCGGCCAGCTTCGCGGCCGGCGCGCGATCGCGCTCGCGGAGGCGCTCGAGCGGTTCGTCGTCCGCAGGGCGTCGACGATCTCGACCGTCACGCCGGGGACGCTTCGCATGATGGTCGAAGGCGGCGTCCCGAGACACCGCGTCGTGCTCGTCCCGAACGGCACCGACACCGACCTCTTCACGCCGGGGCCCGCGGCGGCCGCCTCCGACGGCGGGACGCGCACGGTCCTCTACAGCGGCACGCACGGGCTCATCCACGGCATGGGCGCGATCCTCGACGCCGCGGAGGTCCTGCGCTCGGAGCCCTCCGTTCGCTTCCTGCTCGTCGGCGACGGCGCCGAGAAGGACGAGCTCGTGCGCGAGGCGGCAGAGCGGGGGCTTCCGAACGTCGAGTTCCGCCCGAGCCAGCAGCCCGACGAGCTCGTCGCGACGATCCGCGGCGCGGCGGCGTGCGTCGTGACCGTGGCCCCGGGGGCGTTCGTCGAAACCGTCGTGCCGGTCAAGATGTTCGACTACATGGCCTGCGCCAGGCCCGTCGTCGCCGCCGTGTCCGGCGACGCGAAGGACATCGTCGAGGCCTCGGGCGGCGGCATCGTCGTCGCGCCGGGCGACGGCGCCGGCCTCGCGGAGGCGGTGCGGCGCGTCGTCGGCGACGCGGAGACCGCCGAGAGGCTCGGGCGCGCGGGGCGGAACTTCGTGTGCGGGAAGCACGCGCGCGCGGCGCTCGCCGCGAGGATGGAAGCGGCGCTCCGCGACATCGTCGTGACCGAGAAGTGGCTCGGGCGCGGCAGACTTCGGTTCCGGCGCTACCTCGCCGCGAAGTACGTCCTCGACTGGCTCTTCGCGGCGTGCGCGCTGCTCTTCGGCGCTCCGCTCTTCGCCGCCGTCGCCCTCGCGATCGCCGTCGACTCGCGCGGGAGCATCCTCTTCCGCCAGCGGAGGATCGGGATCCACTCGCACGAGTTCACGATCTTCAAGTTCAGGACGATGCGGCGGGAGACGCCCCACGTGGCCACGGACATCATGGCGTCGGGGCCCGTGGACTACACGACGCGGGTCGGGAGGCTGTTGCGACGGTTCAGCCTGGACGAGCTTCCGAACCTCCTCAACGTGCTCAAGGGCGACATGAGCGTCGTGGGCCCCAGGCCCGCGCTCTACAACCAGCACGAGCTCGTCGACATGCGACGGAGGACCGGCAGCGACCTCATGAGGCCCGGCCTCACGGGGTGGGCGCAGATCAACGGACGGAACCTCATCACGGTGGACGAGAAGGTGCGGCTCGACGCGTTCTACGTCCGCAACTGCTCGATCATGCTGGACGCGAGGATCGTGCTTCGCACCCTGGCGGTCATGCTGAAGGAAGAGGAGCTCGCCCGACGATGA
- a CDS encoding glycosyltransferase has protein sequence MTGVRLDRMGRLGRPAKVVFWAGSFEQAGTQRFLVELLARLDRGAFRPIVFSALRRGELLPTIESLDVPVLEFGTGSSLASPATARGLAAAAAFLRREHVAILNCMLGIITLFGPFVGRAAAVPVVINHQRNAAYWIRGRARAATYGFVNRRLVDAVAVNSGAAGDELVSRFGVPRAKVVDVGAGVDVGRFAGAGRDERLARSLGLSGGPVVGIVAKLSEVKGHEWFLEAAARVARERGDAQFLIVGDGPRRAELEATAARLGLSDRVVFAGARNDVSALLKLMSVFALSSVSEGSPNAVMEAMAAGLPVVATDVGGIRAVAGGSGAVLVAPRDADALARGVLGMLSDVDAAAAAGRAGQRVVRERHDIAQVVRRVERLFDDLLEARAAGSCARLQGAGDGARSGRAA, from the coding sequence GTGACCGGGGTGCGACTCGACCGCATGGGGCGGCTTGGGCGTCCGGCCAAGGTCGTGTTCTGGGCCGGCTCGTTCGAGCAGGCGGGGACCCAGCGGTTCCTCGTCGAGCTCCTCGCGCGTCTCGACCGCGGCGCCTTTCGGCCGATCGTGTTCTCCGCGCTCAGGCGGGGGGAGCTCCTCCCGACGATCGAGTCGCTCGACGTGCCCGTGCTCGAGTTCGGGACGGGGTCGAGTCTCGCGAGCCCGGCGACCGCGCGGGGGCTCGCGGCCGCCGCGGCGTTCCTCCGGCGGGAGCACGTGGCGATCCTGAACTGCATGCTGGGCATCATCACGCTCTTCGGGCCCTTCGTCGGCCGCGCGGCGGCGGTGCCGGTCGTGATCAACCACCAGCGCAACGCCGCGTACTGGATCCGCGGCCGCGCGCGGGCGGCGACGTACGGCTTCGTGAACCGCAGGCTCGTGGACGCGGTCGCCGTGAACAGTGGCGCGGCCGGCGACGAGCTCGTCTCGCGCTTCGGCGTTCCGCGCGCGAAGGTCGTGGACGTGGGCGCGGGCGTCGACGTCGGGCGGTTCGCCGGAGCTGGCCGTGACGAACGGCTCGCCCGCTCGCTGGGGCTGTCCGGCGGACCGGTCGTCGGCATCGTCGCGAAGCTGTCGGAGGTCAAGGGGCACGAGTGGTTCCTCGAGGCGGCGGCGCGGGTCGCGCGGGAGCGCGGCGACGCGCAGTTCCTCATCGTGGGCGACGGCCCCAGAAGGGCGGAGCTCGAGGCGACGGCGGCCCGCCTCGGTCTTTCGGACCGCGTGGTGTTCGCGGGGGCGAGGAACGACGTGTCCGCGCTCCTCAAGCTCATGAGCGTGTTCGCGCTGTCCTCCGTGTCGGAGGGCTCCCCGAACGCGGTCATGGAGGCGATGGCGGCGGGGCTTCCGGTGGTGGCCACGGACGTCGGGGGCATCCGCGCGGTCGCCGGTGGGAGCGGAGCGGTGCTCGTTGCCCCGCGCGACGCCGACGCGCTCGCGCGCGGCGTCCTCGGCATGCTATCGGACGTCGACGCGGCCGCAGCGGCGGGGCGCGCCGGGCAGCGCGTCGTGCGCGAGCGGCACGACATCGCGCAGGTCGTGCGCAGGGTCGAGCGGCTCTTCGATGATCTCCTCGAGGCCCGCGCGGCCGGGTCGTGCGCGCGCCTCCAGGGCGCGGGCGACGGCGCGCGGAGCGGAAGGGCGGCATGA
- a CDS encoding polysaccharide deacetylase family protein, whose translation MSARKRRGSFCRRLGVSIATADPVVRAAALLPGRGAVVLRYHSVNDDPVWARECVQGSLVVPTAVFDAQVGYLVARHRVVGIGEIAGAIRDGRAPDRRWVAITFDDGYEDNHRSALPILRKHGATAAFYVTTGAVGDALPLWTVAVRRAVMRARGPSLRLSFRAEGPLDVSTDAARDAAARELAARVKRCGEPEARAIVEEVLGATGERDRPSGRVMMSWDEIRALRDAGMTVGAHSVGHWNLPSLSDADLEREVHGAAATLAREFGSPVEHFAYPNGRTDRHFDARVARVVADAGFVSAVTSVSGAASRSCSVYAIPRVGVYTRHEHLGRLGADVHRARVCGPADRCVRDVARALGRRGRTAQVIDVRRGRRA comes from the coding sequence GTGAGCGCGCGGAAGCGGCGAGGGTCGTTCTGCAGGCGCCTTGGCGTCTCGATCGCCACGGCGGACCCCGTGGTCCGCGCGGCCGCGCTCCTGCCTGGGCGGGGCGCCGTCGTCCTCCGCTACCACTCCGTGAACGACGACCCCGTATGGGCGCGTGAGTGCGTTCAGGGCAGCCTCGTCGTGCCGACCGCGGTGTTCGACGCGCAGGTCGGCTACCTCGTTGCGCGGCACCGCGTCGTCGGGATCGGCGAGATCGCGGGGGCGATCCGCGACGGGCGGGCGCCCGACCGCCGCTGGGTCGCCATCACGTTCGACGACGGGTACGAGGACAACCACCGCAGCGCGCTCCCGATCCTCAGGAAGCACGGCGCGACCGCGGCGTTCTACGTGACGACGGGCGCGGTCGGCGATGCGCTGCCGCTGTGGACCGTGGCGGTCCGGCGGGCCGTGATGCGGGCGCGCGGGCCGTCGCTCCGACTGTCGTTCCGGGCCGAGGGGCCGCTCGACGTGTCCACCGACGCGGCGCGCGACGCGGCCGCGCGGGAGCTGGCGGCGCGCGTGAAGCGCTGCGGCGAGCCGGAGGCGCGGGCGATCGTCGAGGAGGTCCTCGGCGCGACGGGCGAGCGCGACCGCCCGAGCGGGCGCGTCATGATGAGCTGGGACGAGATTCGCGCGCTGCGCGACGCGGGCATGACCGTCGGAGCGCACTCGGTCGGGCACTGGAACCTCCCGAGCCTCTCCGACGCGGACCTCGAGCGCGAGGTGCACGGGGCCGCCGCGACGCTCGCGCGCGAGTTCGGGTCGCCCGTCGAGCACTTCGCGTACCCGAACGGGCGCACGGACCGGCACTTCGACGCGCGCGTCGCGAGGGTCGTCGCCGACGCGGGGTTCGTCTCGGCCGTGACGTCGGTCTCCGGGGCGGCGTCGCGCTCGTGCTCGGTCTACGCGATCCCGCGCGTCGGGGTGTACACGCGCCACGAGCACCTCGGGCGGCTCGGCGCGGACGTCCACCGCGCTCGGGTGTGCGGCCCGGCGGACCGGTGCGTGCGCGACGTCGCCCGCGCGCTGGGACGGCGAGGACGGACGGCGCAGGTCATCGACGTGAGACGGGGGAGGCGCGCGTGA
- a CDS encoding glycosyltransferase, which produces MTNVMHVIESLDPGGAERVVLELAAHRNAARFNVDVCCVVRRGPLADAVEELGVPVHVLSRRRRVDARAVLSLASLLRRRRIDVVHNHNFTGLSVGVPAAVLAGARAVVRTEHNVLVVGDVNRPALSRLAALRESAQVAVADAVRASHVSARRVPRGRFVTIRNGIDDARFSAADRAAVLRELDVPEGGLVCLTVGSLTEQKNHANLVRAAALVSRDIAVTFLVVGGGPLRDGLERSIREAGVQDRVRLLGQRLDVPRLLGAADLFVLSSDWEGLPITVLECLAAGVPVLSTRVGGVPEVISDGASGFLVPPGDPGALAEAVERLARDPEARARAAAAGRRTYEARFTASKMARQTEALYELALSGRADLATGRRVKVLYVIGQLGYGGAERQLLELASRLPRDRFDPLVCVLSARGPLADSLEAAGVPVVSLNKRPGALSSATAGLIRLVRSERPAVIHSYLFSGNWRGLLAGRLTRVPLIVSSVRNVDIHGRLWMNLLERALACFVDRMIANAEAVKDYVTRAHWVARERVHVVHNGVSPERSSPAGAPATPVAERGDGPTVVMVASLTKKKSPFTFLDAAVLVRERVPDARFLVVGDGPLRGELEERASLLGLSDAVTFAGETHDTPAVLAAADVSVLTSVKEGCSNVVLESMAAACPIVATAVGGNPELIVEGVTGFLVPTGDAAAVADRVARILTDGALGRRMGEAARERAMSTFGVERMVARTVEIYTTLLAGRVPGLIQWVDATAAREEAA; this is translated from the coding sequence GTGACCAACGTGATGCACGTGATCGAGTCGCTCGATCCGGGCGGGGCGGAGCGCGTCGTGCTGGAGCTCGCCGCGCACCGCAACGCCGCGCGGTTCAACGTCGACGTCTGCTGCGTCGTCCGCAGAGGCCCGCTCGCCGACGCCGTCGAGGAGCTGGGAGTTCCCGTGCACGTCCTGTCGCGCAGGCGGAGGGTGGACGCGCGCGCGGTGCTGTCCCTCGCGTCGCTGCTCAGACGGCGGCGCATCGACGTCGTGCACAACCACAACTTCACGGGGCTGTCCGTGGGAGTTCCCGCGGCCGTGCTCGCGGGCGCCCGCGCCGTGGTGCGGACCGAGCACAACGTGCTCGTCGTCGGCGACGTCAACAGACCCGCGCTCTCGCGGCTCGCCGCGCTCAGGGAGAGCGCGCAGGTCGCCGTCGCGGACGCGGTGCGCGCGTCCCACGTGTCCGCGCGGCGGGTCCCGCGCGGCCGCTTCGTGACCATCCGGAACGGCATCGACGACGCGCGGTTCAGCGCCGCCGACCGCGCGGCCGTGCTGCGCGAGCTCGATGTGCCCGAGGGCGGACTGGTGTGTCTCACCGTCGGGAGCCTCACGGAGCAGAAGAACCACGCGAACCTCGTCCGGGCCGCCGCGCTCGTTTCGAGGGACATCGCGGTGACGTTCCTCGTGGTCGGCGGAGGACCGCTTCGAGATGGACTCGAGCGCTCGATCCGGGAGGCGGGAGTTCAGGACCGCGTCCGCCTTCTCGGCCAGCGGCTCGACGTGCCGAGGCTCCTCGGCGCGGCCGACCTCTTCGTCCTGTCCTCGGACTGGGAGGGCCTGCCCATCACGGTCCTCGAGTGCCTGGCGGCCGGCGTCCCGGTCCTCTCGACGCGCGTCGGCGGCGTCCCCGAGGTCATCAGCGACGGCGCCAGCGGGTTCCTCGTGCCTCCCGGCGACCCCGGCGCGCTCGCGGAGGCCGTCGAGCGCCTCGCGCGGGACCCGGAGGCGCGGGCGCGCGCGGCCGCGGCGGGCCGTCGAACCTACGAGGCGCGGTTCACCGCGTCGAAGATGGCCCGGCAGACGGAGGCGCTCTACGAGCTTGCGCTTTCGGGCCGCGCCGATCTGGCGACCGGCCGACGCGTCAAGGTGCTGTACGTCATCGGCCAGCTCGGGTACGGCGGGGCCGAGCGGCAGCTCCTCGAGCTGGCGTCGCGTCTTCCGAGGGACCGCTTCGACCCGCTCGTCTGCGTGCTCTCCGCGCGCGGCCCGCTCGCGGACTCGCTGGAAGCCGCGGGCGTGCCCGTCGTCTCGCTGAACAAGCGCCCCGGCGCCCTCTCCTCCGCGACCGCCGGCCTCATCAGACTCGTGCGCAGCGAGCGTCCCGCCGTCATCCACTCGTACCTCTTCTCCGGGAACTGGCGAGGCCTTCTGGCCGGCCGCCTGACGCGCGTGCCGCTCATCGTCTCGTCGGTGCGCAACGTGGACATCCACGGCCGTCTGTGGATGAACCTCCTGGAGCGCGCGCTGGCCTGCTTCGTGGACCGCATGATCGCCAACGCCGAGGCCGTGAAGGACTACGTGACGCGCGCGCACTGGGTGGCGCGCGAGCGCGTGCACGTCGTGCACAACGGCGTCTCGCCCGAGCGGTCTTCACCGGCGGGCGCTCCGGCGACACCCGTGGCGGAGAGAGGGGACGGCCCGACCGTCGTGATGGTCGCGAGCCTCACGAAGAAGAAGTCGCCGTTCACGTTCCTCGACGCGGCGGTCCTGGTCCGGGAGCGCGTGCCGGACGCCCGGTTCCTCGTCGTCGGCGACGGGCCCCTGCGCGGCGAGCTCGAGGAGCGCGCCAGCCTGCTCGGCCTGTCCGACGCCGTGACGTTCGCCGGGGAGACGCACGACACGCCCGCCGTGCTCGCCGCCGCCGACGTGTCGGTGCTCACCTCGGTCAAGGAGGGATGCTCGAACGTCGTGCTCGAGTCCATGGCGGCGGCGTGCCCGATCGTCGCGACCGCCGTCGGCGGGAACCCCGAGCTCATCGTGGAGGGCGTCACGGGGTTCCTCGTGCCGACGGGCGACGCCGCGGCGGTCGCGGACCGCGTCGCGCGCATCCTGACGGACGGCGCGCTCGGACGGCGCATGGGAGAGGCGGCTCGCGAGCGCGCGATGTCGACGTTCGGCGTCGAGCGCATGGTGGCCCGAACGGTGGAGATCTACACGACGCTCCTGGCGGGGCGGGTCCCGGGGCTCATCCAGTGGGTGGACGCGACGGCGGCCCGGGAGGAGGCGGCGTGA
- a CDS encoding phenylacetate--CoA ligase family protein codes for MGQFADRLYALSPPFVQNAVVSAYGARARRERFGAAFDRAIEFLERSERWSRAELRAYQDERVGAIVAHAYETVAFYRERMDALGLAPRDVRSVDDLPKLPIVTRADLAAHGARMVTTATPRPRLWSVTTSGTTGAPVSVRWDHGVVVMTNACLWRARRWAGFEFGRPYATLLGRLVVPAEATRPPYWRVNRSWNQLLLSPLHVTAETATRYLEAMRDFGVEALEAYPSSAYVLARHARAARGRLNLRAVFTTSEPLLPAQREVIEERFGCRVFDAYGQAERVMFSSECEAHDGHHLFEQYGVTEIVDDRGAPVHPGSPGRVVATSLHNLGMPLIRYELRDATAMAARSCPCGRTLALTKGVATKEEDLLVAEDGRLVSPSLLTGVFKDALRVAESQIVQRERGEVTVRIVRLDGYTDDDERLIAHGLRARLGERATVRFEYVSDIPRSARGKFRWVISTAPVSWGRGGGGAAAL; via the coding sequence ATGGGGCAGTTCGCGGACAGGCTCTACGCCCTCTCGCCGCCATTCGTTCAGAACGCGGTGGTGTCCGCCTATGGAGCGAGAGCCCGGCGCGAGCGCTTCGGGGCCGCGTTCGACCGCGCGATCGAGTTCCTCGAGCGGTCGGAGCGGTGGAGTCGCGCCGAGCTGCGCGCGTACCAGGACGAGCGCGTCGGCGCGATCGTGGCGCACGCCTACGAGACCGTTGCGTTCTACCGCGAGCGCATGGACGCGCTCGGGCTCGCGCCGCGCGATGTGCGCTCAGTGGACGACCTCCCCAAGCTCCCGATCGTCACGCGCGCGGACCTCGCCGCGCACGGCGCGCGCATGGTGACGACCGCGACGCCGCGGCCCAGGCTCTGGAGCGTGACGACCTCGGGGACCACCGGCGCCCCCGTCTCCGTGCGCTGGGACCACGGCGTGGTCGTCATGACGAACGCGTGTCTCTGGCGCGCGAGGCGCTGGGCGGGCTTCGAGTTCGGGCGGCCGTACGCCACGCTCCTGGGGCGGCTCGTCGTGCCAGCCGAGGCGACGCGGCCGCCGTACTGGCGCGTGAACCGCAGCTGGAACCAGCTGCTCCTCTCGCCGCTGCACGTGACTGCTGAGACGGCGACGCGGTACCTCGAGGCCATGCGCGACTTCGGGGTCGAGGCGCTCGAGGCGTATCCGTCGTCGGCGTACGTGCTCGCCAGGCACGCCCGGGCCGCCCGCGGGCGCCTGAACCTCCGCGCCGTCTTCACCACGAGCGAGCCGCTCCTTCCGGCGCAGCGGGAGGTCATCGAGGAGCGGTTCGGATGCCGCGTGTTCGACGCGTACGGGCAGGCCGAGCGCGTGATGTTCTCGAGCGAGTGCGAGGCGCACGACGGCCACCACCTGTTCGAGCAGTACGGCGTGACCGAGATCGTTGACGACCGCGGCGCTCCGGTTCATCCGGGGTCGCCCGGCCGCGTCGTCGCGACGAGCCTGCACAACCTCGGCATGCCGCTCATTCGGTACGAGCTCCGCGACGCGACGGCGATGGCCGCGCGATCCTGCCCGTGCGGCAGGACGCTCGCCCTCACGAAGGGCGTCGCCACGAAGGAAGAGGACCTGCTCGTCGCGGAGGACGGTCGCCTCGTGTCGCCATCCCTCCTCACCGGCGTGTTCAAGGACGCCCTGCGCGTCGCGGAGTCGCAGATCGTGCAGCGCGAGCGCGGCGAGGTCACGGTGCGGATCGTCAGGCTCGACGGCTACACCGACGACGACGAGCGGCTCATCGCGCACGGCCTTCGGGCGCGGCTCGGCGAGAGGGCGACCGTGCGGTTCGAGTACGTCAGTGACATCCCCCGGTCGGCGAGGGGGAAGTTCCGGTGGGTCATCTCGACCGCCCCGGTGAGCTGGGGGCGGGGCGGCGGGGGAGCCGCGGCGCTGTGA
- a CDS encoding glycosyltransferase family 4 protein, translating to MRVCFLADAGAVNTRTWVDHFADVLGHEVHVVSVNRPGTLSPSVRLHRIGSDAGTASAAGKLALLASVGPIRRIVREVGPDLLIGYRVASYGYLGARAGFHPLVATAQGQYIVYPPRSLPKRYFARVAIRSADLLHAWAPHMARRMVELGADPAKVFVCPRGIDLEKFAARPDAAEDEFSVVTTRGLHHGYRVDIVVRAVAEARREVPGISALVAGGGEAEEALRALAAGLGVGDRVRFPGHVMNGELPGYLARSAVYVSPVPSDGVSASLLEAMACGAFPVVRDIEANRFWVEHGKNGFLVAGDDPGGYAAAIAAACRDHELRRAAAERNRRIVEERGDIRVNMKRIEAAYGELVARASSAR from the coding sequence ATGAGGGTCTGCTTCCTCGCTGACGCGGGGGCGGTCAACACGCGGACGTGGGTGGACCACTTCGCCGACGTGCTGGGGCACGAGGTGCACGTCGTGTCGGTCAACCGCCCCGGGACGCTCTCGCCGTCGGTGCGGCTGCACCGCATAGGAAGCGACGCGGGGACGGCGTCGGCGGCCGGGAAGCTCGCGCTGCTCGCGAGCGTCGGCCCCATCCGCCGCATCGTGCGCGAGGTCGGGCCCGACCTCCTCATCGGCTACAGAGTGGCGAGCTACGGCTATCTGGGCGCGCGCGCCGGGTTCCACCCGCTCGTCGCGACGGCGCAGGGGCAGTACATCGTGTATCCGCCGCGCTCGCTGCCCAAGCGCTACTTCGCGCGTGTGGCCATCCGGTCGGCGGACCTCCTGCACGCGTGGGCGCCGCACATGGCGCGGCGGATGGTCGAGCTCGGCGCGGACCCGGCGAAGGTCTTCGTCTGCCCGCGCGGGATCGACCTTGAGAAGTTCGCGGCGCGCCCGGACGCGGCCGAAGACGAGTTCTCGGTGGTGACGACGCGGGGCCTCCACCACGGCTACCGCGTGGACATCGTCGTGCGGGCCGTCGCGGAGGCGCGGCGCGAGGTGCCTGGCATCTCGGCGCTCGTCGCGGGCGGCGGCGAGGCCGAGGAGGCGCTGCGGGCGCTCGCGGCGGGCCTCGGAGTGGGCGACCGCGTGCGGTTCCCCGGGCACGTCATGAACGGCGAGCTGCCCGGATACCTGGCACGGAGCGCGGTGTACGTGTCGCCCGTGCCGTCGGACGGCGTGTCGGCCTCGCTCCTCGAGGCGATGGCGTGCGGCGCGTTCCCGGTCGTTCGGGACATCGAGGCGAACCGCTTCTGGGTCGAGCACGGGAAGAACGGGTTCCTGGTCGCCGGGGACGACCCGGGCGGCTACGCGGCCGCCATCGCCGCGGCGTGCCGGGACCACGAGCTTCGCCGCGCGGCGGCTGAGCGGAACAGGAGGATCGTCGAGGAGCGCGGCGACATCAGGGTCAACATGAAGCGCATCGAGGCCGCGTACGGGGAGCTCGTGGCTCGGGCGTCCTCGGCGCGGTAG